GACTCTGGACGCGATGATCCTGAAAGAGGCTGCAAAGGGAAACTTCTAAGCCCCTCGCGCCGTCGTGCCTGTGTCGACCACGTGGTGAGGGATCTCGGCGTCTCAGTGCGCCGTGCCTGCCATGTGGTCGGCCAGCATCGCTCCACCCAGCGCAAGCAGCCACAGGGCCGGCAGGATGAGGCCGCGCTAACCAGAGCGGTCATTCGCCTGGCTGAGCAATATGGTCGATATGGCTACCGCCGGATCACGGCACTGCTGAATGCCGAAGGTTGGGTGGTGAACGTCAAGCACGTCTATCGCATCTGGCGGCGCGAGGGGCTCAAGGTACCCATGAAGCAACCGAAGCGCGGGCGTCTGTGGCTAGCGGACGGATCGTGTGTGCGGCTGAGGCCGACCCATCGCAACCACGTCTGGTCCTATGACTTCGTGCAGGATCGCACCCATGATGGCAGGGCGTTCCGGATGCTGGTCGTGATCGATGAACACACCCGCGAATGCCTGGCGATCGAGGTCGACCGGAAGCTCAACTCGCAGCGTGTGCTGGATACGCTCGCCGATTTGTTCGTCACGCACGGTCCGCCGGAGCACATACGGTCCGACAATGGGCCTGAGTTCATCGCCACCGCGCTGCGAGACTGGCTGGCAAGGCTCGACGTGAAGACACTCTACATAGAACCGGGCAGTCCATGGGAAAACGGCTATTGCGAGAGCTTCAACTCCAGGCTCAGGGACGAACTGCTGAACGGCGAAATCTTTTACTCGTTGCGGGAGGCACAGGTGCTGATCGAATGGTGGCAACGCCATTACAATCGCCTCCGACCGCACTCCTCGCTCGACTATCGACCGCCGGCACCGCAAGCCGTCTTGCCCGGACCATCCTGGCCGCCGGACCCTGTCGCTGCGTCGGCACATCCGCCGACCTTGACCGCCGGACTCTAACTTACGAGCCTGGCCACCTCGATGGGGCAGACCAAGATCATTGACGCCC
The Microbaculum marinisediminis genome window above contains:
- a CDS encoding IS3 family transposase (programmed frameshift) produces the protein MPRKRYSPEEIIAMLREAEVRLSQGEMVGQICRMLAVSEQSYYRWRREYGGLKVDQARRLKDLERENQRLRKAVADLTLDAMILKEAAKGKLLSPSRRRACVDHVVRDLGVSVRRACHVVGQHRSTQRKQPQGRQDEAALTRAVIRLAEQYGRYGYRRITALLNAEGWVVNVKHVYRIWRREGLKVPMKQPKRGRLWLADGSCVRLRPTHRNHVWSYDFVQDRTHDGRAFRMLVVIDEHTRECLAIEVDRKLNSQRVLDTLADLFVTHGPPEHIRSDNGPEFIATALRDWLARLDVKTLYIEPGSPWENGYCESFNSRLRDELLNGEIFYSLREAQVLIEWWQRHYNRLRPHSSLDYRPPAPQAVLPGPSWPPDPVAASAHPPTLTAGL